From the genome of Candidatus Nanopelagicales bacterium, one region includes:
- a CDS encoding RES family NAD+ phosphorylase: MTVRCPPPPAAADLPRLRSADLIPSTGMVAVRLYRVDGAHPQSWDQFRFHGPLAGMRFDHQPPPTRDHPHRGVMYAALGGPRAGADPLHVAVLEAFAERRVVPVSPGSHWLVLWQPTRRLRVLDLAGSNWLARAGGNAALMSGPRAVARRWARTIWNAYGELDGISWSSSVLPAGRSLVFFERAADAVPTHPLLHVPLQHPRLLAPLARIAEEYGLDLL, encoded by the coding sequence GTGACGGTCCGGTGCCCTCCGCCCCCGGCCGCCGCGGACCTGCCCCGGCTGCGGTCGGCCGACCTGATCCCCAGCACCGGCATGGTCGCGGTGCGCCTGTACCGGGTGGACGGCGCCCACCCGCAGTCATGGGACCAGTTCCGCTTCCACGGTCCGCTCGCCGGGATGCGGTTCGACCACCAGCCACCTCCCACGCGCGACCACCCCCACCGGGGCGTGATGTACGCGGCGCTCGGTGGGCCGCGGGCCGGCGCCGACCCCCTGCACGTCGCGGTGCTCGAGGCCTTCGCGGAGCGCAGGGTCGTCCCGGTGTCGCCGGGCTCCCACTGGCTGGTGCTGTGGCAGCCGACGCGGAGGCTTCGTGTTCTGGACCTGGCCGGGTCGAACTGGCTTGCCCGCGCGGGCGGCAACGCCGCACTCATGTCCGGTCCGCGTGCCGTCGCGCGCCGCTGGGCGAGGACGATCTGGAACGCGTACGGCGAGCTGGACGGGATCTCGTGGAGCTCCAGCGTGCTGCCGGCTGGCCGTTCCCTCGTGTTCTTCGAGCGGGCGGCCGACGCCGTACCGACCCACCCGCTCCTGCATGTCCCGTTGCAGCACCCGCGACTGCTGGCCCCGCTGGCCCGTATCGCCGAGGAGTACGGACTGGACCTGCTCTAG
- a CDS encoding LapA family protein yields MSQQSEPAKDGRSLGLGAIASIAGLGVLVIFILQNTESVEFKFLVLTFTWPLWLYTIVVAVFGALVWLGLGMMRRHRRRKERRDNR; encoded by the coding sequence ATGAGTCAGCAGTCCGAGCCAGCCAAGGACGGTCGCAGCCTGGGCCTCGGGGCGATCGCCTCGATCGCCGGTCTCGGTGTCCTCGTGATCTTCATCCTGCAGAACACCGAGAGCGTCGAGTTCAAGTTCCTGGTCCTCACCTTCACCTGGCCGCTGTGGCTCTACACCATCGTGGTGGCCGTGTTCGGCGCCCTGGTGTGGCTCGGCCTGGGGATGATGCGCCGTCACCGCCGCCGCAAGGAGCGCCGCGACAACCGCTAG
- a CDS encoding MDR family MFS transporter codes for MSSSPPETDPSAAADPERVLVAEGAPEHDLLGGQRLRLVLGALMLTLFLAALDQTIVSTALPRITSDLGGLNQLAWVVTAYLLASTASTPIWGKISDIYGRKLMLQSAIVIFLVGSALAGASTSMGWLIVTRGIQGLGGGGLMVLVMAVIADVIPPRERGRYTGLFGAVFAVASVVGPLLGGWLVETLSWRWIFYINIPLGIAAFFVLASVLHIPQHRVDHRVDYIGAALMVGGVVLGLLVTEWGGREYAWTSPTILLMAAGSVLLLVAFVRRQLRVPEPLVPMSLFRNKVFGVSSLIGFIVGLAMFGAIIFLPLYLQVVQGASPTQAGLQMIPMMLGLLSMSIISGRLISRFGRYKVFPIIGTVLATVALLLFSTLQVDTPYWKVALAMFVLGAGLGNVMQVLVIAVQNSVDQREIGVATSGTTFFRTIGGTFGTAVFGAVMTSQLASHLAASLPAGAAGGLDPSQLTSAMSTIAGLPAQVQHLVLTAFSDSLAAVFLTAVPVMVVAVLLALVLPEVRLRGTHDRPSVPAE; via the coding sequence ATGAGCAGCAGTCCACCCGAGACCGACCCGTCCGCGGCGGCCGATCCCGAGCGCGTCCTCGTCGCCGAGGGTGCCCCCGAGCATGACCTGCTGGGCGGGCAGCGGCTACGGCTGGTGCTGGGAGCGCTGATGCTGACGCTGTTCCTCGCCGCCCTCGACCAGACGATCGTCAGCACTGCGCTGCCCCGCATCACCAGCGACCTCGGCGGCCTGAACCAGCTGGCCTGGGTGGTCACCGCGTACCTGCTCGCCTCGACCGCCTCGACCCCGATCTGGGGGAAGATCTCCGACATCTACGGGCGCAAGCTGATGCTGCAGTCCGCCATCGTGATCTTCCTGGTCGGGTCGGCGCTCGCGGGCGCCTCGACGTCGATGGGCTGGCTGATCGTCACCCGGGGTATCCAGGGCCTCGGCGGTGGCGGGCTCATGGTGCTGGTCATGGCGGTCATCGCCGACGTCATCCCCCCGCGCGAGCGCGGGCGATACACCGGTCTGTTCGGCGCGGTGTTCGCCGTGGCGAGCGTGGTGGGCCCGCTGCTCGGCGGCTGGCTGGTCGAGACGCTGTCCTGGCGGTGGATCTTCTACATCAACATCCCGCTCGGGATCGCCGCGTTCTTCGTGCTCGCCTCGGTCCTGCACATCCCGCAGCACCGCGTCGATCACCGGGTCGACTACATCGGTGCCGCCCTCATGGTCGGCGGCGTCGTCCTCGGCCTGCTGGTCACCGAGTGGGGCGGGCGCGAGTACGCATGGACGTCCCCGACCATCCTGCTGATGGCCGCCGGATCGGTCCTGCTCCTCGTCGCCTTCGTCCGCCGGCAGCTGCGCGTCCCTGAGCCGCTGGTCCCGATGTCGCTGTTCCGCAACAAGGTGTTCGGCGTCAGCAGCCTCATCGGCTTCATCGTGGGACTGGCCATGTTCGGCGCCATCATCTTCCTGCCGCTGTACCTGCAGGTGGTCCAGGGCGCCAGCCCGACCCAGGCCGGGCTGCAGATGATCCCGATGATGCTCGGCCTGCTCTCGATGTCGATCATCTCCGGGCGGCTGATCTCCCGGTTCGGCCGCTACAAGGTGTTCCCCATCATCGGCACGGTGCTGGCGACGGTCGCCCTGCTGCTGTTCAGCACCCTGCAGGTGGACACGCCGTACTGGAAGGTCGCCCTGGCCATGTTCGTCCTGGGCGCCGGCCTCGGGAACGTCATGCAGGTGCTCGTCATCGCCGTGCAGAACTCGGTGGATCAGCGCGAGATCGGCGTCGCCACCAGTGGCACGACGTTCTTCCGGACGATCGGAGGCACGTTCGGCACCGCGGTGTTCGGCGCGGTCATGACGTCGCAGCTGGCGTCGCACCTCGCCGCGTCGCTGCCCGCCGGTGCCGCGGGCGGTCTCGACCCGTCGCAGCTGACCAGCGCCATGTCGACGATCGCCGGGCTGCCCGCCCAGGTGCAGCACCTGGTCCTCACCGCGTTCAGCGACTCGCTGGCCGCCGTCTTCCTCACCGCCGTGCCGGTGATGGTCGTGGCGGTGCTGCTGGCGCTGGTGCTCCCCGAGGTCCGGCTGCGCGGGACGCACGACCGTCCCTCGGTCCCGGCCGAGTAG
- a CDS encoding MarR family transcriptional regulator — translation MVQASEPLDPRRVARGAVADPANADAVGALADLLGVLQRSRLLRQEGAQATAMLVHLSKRGPMRSCDLAQAMQLDQSTVSRHLRQLTQARLVERSADPTDGRAHVVSATASGRARAERAIVDRVRDFERVLASWSDVDRDTFARLLGRFSAELENDLLQGVDA, via the coding sequence ATGGTGCAAGCATCTGAACCGCTGGACCCGCGCCGGGTGGCCCGGGGGGCCGTGGCGGATCCGGCTAACGCCGACGCGGTCGGAGCGCTGGCCGACCTGCTCGGCGTGCTGCAGCGCAGCCGCCTGCTGCGACAGGAGGGCGCGCAGGCCACCGCCATGCTGGTGCACCTGTCCAAGCGGGGGCCGATGCGCTCGTGCGACCTGGCCCAGGCGATGCAGCTGGACCAGTCCACCGTCAGCAGGCACCTTCGCCAGCTGACTCAGGCACGGCTGGTCGAGCGCTCGGCCGACCCGACCGACGGGCGAGCCCACGTCGTGAGCGCCACCGCCTCGGGCCGCGCGCGGGCCGAGCGGGCCATCGTCGACCGGGTCCGTGACTTCGAGCGGGTCCTCGCCTCGTGGTCCGACGTGGACCGCGACACCTTCGCCCGGCTTCTCGGCCGCTTCAGCGCCGAGCTCGAGAACGACCTTCTTCAGGGAGTCGATGCATGA
- a CDS encoding peptidoglycan-binding domain-containing protein translates to MPLQSQRFRGQATLEGCLAGTRTLTLDDPDSEAVHRVQDALSGLGYLVWTGSDGLFGKQTGKAVSAFKKDSGLQPTDPVVGKGTMAALDAIFASESASPDAPDPGTGTLPALASAAAATAAGWAQSARNAMQQYNDPDPADVTPGRVAFEAALERDFGAGAGGPGTRDPLMRYWLAPMVDGMAQLLGSPNVLGLDQPGFRSTSQRGIYRACSGFPGLTFAVTPPFANVLSGTVRATEMLRVAAEFCYYDADIKGVPGTPRFSSLQTGDQIRNVFAYVAFCHELATGATPPVGPPLLWYP, encoded by the coding sequence ATGCCCCTGCAGTCGCAGCGATTCCGAGGTCAGGCCACGCTGGAAGGCTGCCTCGCCGGCACGCGCACCCTGACCCTGGACGACCCGGACTCCGAGGCCGTGCATCGGGTCCAGGACGCTCTCTCCGGCCTGGGCTACCTGGTCTGGACGGGGAGCGATGGTCTCTTCGGCAAGCAGACCGGGAAGGCGGTCTCCGCGTTCAAGAAGGACTCCGGCCTTCAGCCGACCGACCCCGTCGTGGGGAAGGGGACCATGGCGGCCCTCGACGCCATCTTCGCCTCGGAGTCGGCTTCGCCGGACGCCCCGGACCCGGGGACCGGCACGCTCCCTGCACTGGCGAGCGCCGCCGCTGCGACCGCTGCAGGCTGGGCCCAGTCGGCTCGTAACGCGATGCAGCAGTACAACGATCCCGATCCGGCCGACGTCACCCCGGGCAGGGTGGCGTTCGAGGCGGCCCTTGAGCGTGACTTCGGAGCCGGCGCTGGTGGACCCGGGACGCGCGACCCGCTGATGCGCTACTGGCTCGCCCCGATGGTGGATGGGATGGCCCAGCTCCTGGGGTCGCCCAACGTGCTGGGGCTGGACCAGCCGGGCTTCCGCTCGACCTCCCAACGGGGCATCTACCGCGCCTGCTCTGGCTTCCCCGGGCTGACCTTCGCTGTGACCCCACCGTTCGCGAACGTGCTGAGCGGCACCGTCAGGGCGACGGAGATGCTCCGCGTCGCGGCCGAGTTCTGCTACTACGACGCCGACATCAAGGGAGTCCCGGGCACGCCCCGCTTTTCCTCGTTGCAGACCGGGGACCAGATACGCAACGTCTTCGCCTACGTCGCGTTCTGTCACGAGTTGGCCACCGGAGCGACGCCGCCCGTCGGACCGCCGCTCCTCTGGTATCCCTGA